DNA from Hyphomicrobiales bacterium:
GAGATCGGCGAGGGCAGGGTCGGCACCTGTGGATAGCCGTGCCATGCCGATGGCGGCATTGGTTTCGTCCACCGTGCCATAGGCTTCAACGCGCAGATCGAACTTTTTGCGCCGCTCGCCCGAGCCGAGGCCTGTCGTGCCATCGTCGCCGGTTTTCGTGTAGATTTTTGTCAGAACGACCATGCGTGCCGCCGAATCGGTTTAAAAGTTGAAACCGACTCTAGCGCCAAAATTGGTCATGCCGCGATTGAAATCGCACAGACCCGAATTTGAAGAATGGCTGACCGTCGCCATGACGCTGACCTGTTCGGTCACCCGGTAGCCAAGTGTTCCGGACTCACGGAAAAGCAAATTGCAGCCAAGGTTCAACCGGTTGGGATCGGTGCCATCGGTATCGCCGTTATGAACCGTGCCGCCGAAGGCACCTTCAATGAAAAGCCGCTCTGTGACGTCGACGGTCAAAGCAAGCTGGGCATAGCCGAAATGTGTGTAACCTTCGGTGCTTATGGACGCCCCGACCAGGGGACGTACTGCGGCCAGGCGGTCAAAGATGGAGAACGTCCAGCCAACATTCGCAAGGGCCTCGACGTCCACATCAAACCCCGTCTCGGGTCCGTCCGGCTCGCGGTACATGACGCCGACGCGCACTTCGTGCGACGCGGCGGTGGCGAAGCGTGTGTCGAAAGAGTCAGCATTGGCCGAGCCAAGCGTTGCCAAAAGGAAAGGCAACGCCAAAGCGGCAGCAGATAGATGGCGGAAGTGAATCATAACGAGGCGCCCAGCAATTCGTTACCATTGCGTTAAAGCTGACCGGCGCCGAACTCAACGTTGATCAGCGGTTTTGGGGCGTATCGATCGCTGGGTGTGACATTTCTGCACAGGTGTTTACGGTCGCGGGATTGTTCCTAACCGCGTGCGGCCAACCAGGCGACGACCATGATCAGGACGATGGCCAGAGCCTGTAGGATGACCCGCCAGCGCATCAATTGCTGTGAGCGGTTAGCGCTGCCGCCCTTCATCATATTGGCAAGGCCGAGCAGGAGGACCACGGCCACCGCGCCCAAGGCGAGAAATGAGATTATCTGGAAAAACGTGTTCATGAGGCGTCTTACGGTTCAGGGCAGCGGCTGGGTCACTCAATGGCTGGCATTCTTTGCCGCTCAGTTGAGCAGCACATACGATCCGTTGAGCAAAGTGGCAAACGCGACCCAGGCGACGTAGGGCGCAAACAACCAAAACGAAAGGCGGTCGACCTGGCGCGCGAGCGCCATCCAGGTCAGGATGGCTGCTAACAGCCCAAGGATGACGACAAATCCGCCGATGATTGATTGCAACGCGAAAAAGACAATGGTCCAGCCGGCGTTGAAGAGCAGTTGCACACCATAGGCGACGCGCAATCGGCGTGTTTGATCTGGCTTTGCTGCCGCGTCGGCGCGCCAACCGGCATAAGCCATCATCAGGTAAAGGATCGGCCAGACAACACCGAACGCCCAGGATGGTGGTTGGAAAGACGGCTGATTGAGCGCTTGGTACCAGGCGCTGGTATCTGGGTCGCTGGCAAGGCTGCCGGTGAGCGATGCAGTGGCGGTGACTGCGACATAGAGCGCAAGGAGGATCCAACTTGCGCCGGAGGTCGGCAGCGCCGATGGCGATACGGTTGATGGTGTGGCCATGAATCTTCCTTCAAGCGAGAGCAACTTCAGCAGACCGACGCGCAACTTGGCTTAGCGTTGCGCCGGCTATTTGTCGCGGGCGCGGGCGAGCATCGTCGCCTGCCAACGCGTCGGGGCCAGCCGTTTGACCAGTGCCATCAGATGCGTGGGTGTCGTGACCCGGTAGGTCGGTTTGGGGTTGGCGCTTTCCAGCGCCTTGATCAGCACCCGCGTCACTGCTTGCGGGCCCAACTCGAAGGCAGCTTTGTCGCGCGATGTCAGGCGTTTCAGCTGGGCCGCATAATCATCAGCATAAGCGGAAGTATCCGCATCAACGGTGCGCTGAAAAACCGCCAGCGCATTGGCGCGGAAGCGGCTGGTGATCGGGCCGGGTTGGATGGAGATCACCTTGATGCCGAAGCGGCTGACTTCGGAGCGCAGCGAGTCGGAGTAGCCTTCCAACGCAAATTTCGAGGCAACATACGGTCCGCGATACGGCGCAGCGATGAAACCCAGAACGCTGGAGCATTGGACAATGCGGCCTGATCCTTGAGCGCGCATCACCGGAAGCGCCAATTGGGTGAGCCGGTGGATGCCAAAAAAGTTAGCCTCGAACTGCGCGCGCATGTGCTCCGTCGATATGTCCTCAAGCGCGCCAACCTGGCCATAGGCGCCATTGTTGAACAGGGCATCGAGCCCGCCGCCGGTTTGCTCCAGCGTGGCTTCGAATGCGGCGGGGATGCTTGCCTCATCGGCATAGTCGAGCTGGACAGCATTGAGACCCTCGTCGCGCAGGCGGCTCACATCGCCCTCTTTACGCGCGGCGGCGATCACCTGCCAGCCGCGTTTGTGCAAGGCATGGGCGGCATGGTGGCCAATGCCGGACGAGGCACCTGTGATGAGAATGGAGCGTTGACTCATGCGCTCGCCTTAGCCTGCTGGTGGCAAGCAGGCTAGGCGGCGAGCGTTTTGTCGCGGCGGTTGGAGCTGTCGAGCTTGGCACAGACCAGCGCGATCTGCTCGATCAGGTCCCCCAGCGCGTGCGGCGCCAACTGGTACGGGCAGAACTTGGGGCGCACTTTGTATTTGGAGAACACCGGGTTTGTCTCGCTGGCGATATCGAACGCGGCCAGCGAGGGCGAGGTGAATTGCCGGGTTACCAAAGGGCCTGCATGGACAAGGTTCACCTCATGATGACGCTGATCCTGAGCGATGCGATTGTAGGTATCACTCAACGGGCCGCGCGGTCCCTCCATCACCTGAATGAAGAAATCGTCGACATGGATGAGGCAGCCGGAGACGCCGTGCGGCCGGTTGTTCTTATCAGCCTGCTTGACGAGACTGCTGAGAAAGATGCGACGCTGCTCTCCGCGCATTTCTGGCGCGCGACTGATGTAAGTGATGGTGTAGAGCGGCATGCTACCAACTTTCTGACAGATGGTGGCAGTTTCTCTACCTCAAGTTGCATTTGTGTTAAATACAATCCAATTTGACGCAACTGGATGTTTGCTTGGATTTACGCTTCCAGCAAACACTTGATCTTTTTGCCCATGGCTCCGGGCGAAAAACCGGTTCCCACTTTTGCTGAGCCATGGGGTATCGCTCACGCCTCTAAGAGGCGTTTCGCGATCAACACTGTTTATGGCGTGATCGCCGGATCGCGTTTGTTGTCGCTTACGCTTCCAGCAAACGCTTGGCGATCACTTGTGCCTGTATTTCTGCGGCACCCTCAAAGATGTTGAGGATGCGGGCATCGCAGAGCACACGGGAAATCGCATACTCAAGCGCGAAACCATTGCCGCCATGGATCTGTAGCGCATTGTCGGCATTCGCCCAGGCGATGCGGGCGCAGAGTAGCTTAGCCATCCCGGCTTCCACGTCGCAGCGGCGGCCTTCATCTTTCTCACGCGCGGAGAAATAGGTGAGCTGACGGCCGATCATGGTCTCAACGGCCATCATGGCTAGCTTGTCGGCGACGCGCGGGAAGTGGATCAGCGCTTTGCCGAACTGCACCCGCTCCTTGGCGTAACGCAGGCCAAGATCGAGCGCCGACTGAGCAACGCCAACGGCGCGGGCGGCGGTTTGAATGCGTGCCGACTCGAAGGTTTCCATCAGCTGTTTGAAACCATTGCCTTCGGTCTCACCGAGCAGATTGGCGGCGGGCACCTCGAAACCATCGAAGGCGATCTCATACTCTTTCATGCCGCGATAGCCGAGCACTTCAATCTCGCCGCCGGATAGGTTCGGATGCGGAAAGGGGTCTTCATCGCTGCCGCGCGGTTTCTCCGCGATGAACATCGACAAGCCCTTGTAGCTCGGCTCATCAGGGTTGGTGCGGGCAAGCACAGTCATGATGTCGGCGCGCACCGGATGGGTGATCCAGGTTTTGTTGCCGTTGATCGTGTAGGTGTCGCCGTCCAGCGTGGCACGGGTCTTCAGGGACGCAAGGTCTGACCCTGTGTTGGGTTCTGTGAAGACGGCGGTGGGGAGGATCTCGCCGGACGCGATCTGCGGCAGCCATTTTTCCTTCTGGGCATCCGTGCCACCGCAAAGGATAAGCTCGGCTGCGATTTCCGAGCGCGTGCCCAGCGAACCGACACCGATATAGGCGCGCGATAGCTCTTCGGAGACCACGCACATCGCTTCCTTGCCGAGACCCAGGCCGCCATACTCTTCCGGGATTGTCAGGCCGAAGACGCCGAGCTCGGACATCTGTTCGATGATCTCCATCGGGATGTAGTCATTGGCCAGATGCCATTCATGGGCGTGCGGCTCGACGGCATCGGCGGCGAAGCGGCGCATTTCGGAGCGGAACGCTTCCATCGTTTCGTCCAAGCCATCGGCGCCGACGGTCGCCGCGCCGCCATCATCCATCATGGTGGCGACCAAGGCCGCGCGCTTGTCGGTGCCGGAACCAAGAGCGATGAGGGCGCGCACCGATGGATTGTCGGAAAAGGCGCGCGCCGTTTCCGGGGCCACGCCAAGGGCGGCAAGACGAACAATCTCGCCTTGGTTCATCGGAATGCCGCCCTCGATCTGGGCAAGATATTCGGCAAAGCCGATTTCGATGATTAGTGTTTCGGTTTCACCAAAAAGACCGTCGCCTTGCAGGCGCTGGGCGTAGGCGATGAGTTCACGCAGCGCTTCGCGATAGGTGGCCAGCCACGCAAGACCGTGTGCGGCGTGCTGATGCTGTT
Protein-coding regions in this window:
- a CDS encoding acyl-CoA/acyl-ACP dehydrogenase; this encodes MSLAEDLTLDDANSLDLAAEALQAVNAVYEAAKQSVSSLTMDGGRVKGALLEQHQHAAHGLAWLATYREALRELIAYAQRLQGDGLFGETETLIIEIGFAEYLAQIEGGIPMNQGEIVRLAALGVAPETARAFSDNPSVRALIALGSGTDKRAALVATMMDDGGAATVGADGLDETMEAFRSEMRRFAADAVEPHAHEWHLANDYIPMEIIEQMSELGVFGLTIPEEYGGLGLGKEAMCVVSEELSRAYIGVGSLGTRSEIAAELILCGGTDAQKEKWLPQIASGEILPTAVFTEPNTGSDLASLKTRATLDGDTYTINGNKTWITHPVRADIMTVLARTNPDEPSYKGLSMFIAEKPRGSDEDPFPHPNLSGGEIEVLGYRGMKEYEIAFDGFEVPAANLLGETEGNGFKQLMETFESARIQTAARAVGVAQSALDLGLRYAKERVQFGKALIHFPRVADKLAMMAVETMIGRQLTYFSAREKDEGRRCDVEAGMAKLLCARIAWANADNALQIHGGNGFALEYAISRVLCDARILNIFEGAAEIQAQVIAKRLLEA
- a CDS encoding twin transmembrane helix small protein, translating into MNTFFQIISFLALGAVAVVLLLGLANMMKGGSANRSQQLMRWRVILQALAIVLIMVVAWLAARG
- a CDS encoding SDR family NAD(P)-dependent oxidoreductase codes for the protein MSQRSILITGASSGIGHHAAHALHKRGWQVIAAARKEGDVSRLRDEGLNAVQLDYADEASIPAAFEATLEQTGGGLDALFNNGAYGQVGALEDISTEHMRAQFEANFFGIHRLTQLALPVMRAQGSGRIVQCSSVLGFIAAPYRGPYVASKFALEGYSDSLRSEVSRFGIKVISIQPGPITSRFRANALAVFQRTVDADTSAYADDYAAQLKRLTSRDKAAFELGPQAVTRVLIKALESANPKPTYRVTTPTHLMALVKRLAPTRWQATMLARARDK
- a CDS encoding BLUF domain-containing protein, which translates into the protein MPLYTITYISRAPEMRGEQRRIFLSSLVKQADKNNRPHGVSGCLIHVDDFFIQVMEGPRGPLSDTYNRIAQDQRHHEVNLVHAGPLVTRQFTSPSLAAFDIASETNPVFSKYKVRPKFCPYQLAPHALGDLIEQIALVCAKLDSSNRRDKTLAA
- a CDS encoding acyloxyacyl hydrolase; the protein is MIHFRHLSAAALALPFLLATLGSANADSFDTRFATAASHEVRVGVMYREPDGPETGFDVDVEALANVGWTFSIFDRLAAVRPLVGASISTEGYTHFGYAQLALTVDVTERLFIEGAFGGTVHNGDTDGTDPNRLNLGCNLLFRESGTLGYRVTEQVSVMATVSHSSNSGLCDFNRGMTNFGARVGFNF
- a CDS encoding tryptophan-rich sensory protein, which gives rise to MATPSTVSPSALPTSGASWILLALYVAVTATASLTGSLASDPDTSAWYQALNQPSFQPPSWAFGVVWPILYLMMAYAGWRADAAAKPDQTRRLRVAYGVQLLFNAGWTIVFFALQSIIGGFVVILGLLAAILTWMALARQVDRLSFWLFAPYVAWVAFATLLNGSYVLLN